The following are encoded in a window of Candidatus Palauibacter australiensis genomic DNA:
- a CDS encoding PepSY-associated TM helix domain-containing protein, with amino-acid sequence MIRTIVFWLHLTVAVAAGLVILMLAGTGAVLSLEETVTGLSERRYFVPAPEGAERLRPEGVALAAGLTATSLSYRSDPRAPVRVHEGQDLSALVDPYTGRVLARGPGGLERFFEANHNWHRWFNVSGGSVRRARAVTGAVNLAFLFLLLTGPILWIPRPVTRRSLAKALLLRRGTKGAKRDLNWHQVVGIWSVLPLAVIATTGVATSYPAVGDRVYPAVGSLVPAGAWPAESASEGVGIERTEIEGTEVEGTAISGDARRAPDPDLRAALATAEAWAPEWRTLILHMPRPTDPEIRVEVRGGRAGQPQRAGLLTLDATSGAVRAWESFADDTPARRAQQFLRYAHTGEYWGLPGQLLAGLFSLAAALMVWTGLSLAVRRLRRFVELRR; translated from the coding sequence ATGATCCGGACCATCGTCTTCTGGCTGCACCTCACGGTGGCCGTGGCGGCCGGGTTGGTCATCCTCATGCTGGCGGGGACGGGGGCGGTGCTGTCGCTGGAGGAGACGGTGACGGGGCTATCGGAGCGGCGGTACTTCGTGCCCGCGCCGGAAGGCGCCGAACGGCTGCGTCCGGAGGGGGTCGCGCTGGCGGCGGGGCTCACGGCGACTTCGCTGAGCTATCGGTCGGATCCACGTGCGCCCGTGCGCGTCCACGAGGGACAGGACCTCTCCGCCCTGGTCGATCCGTACACGGGGCGCGTGCTGGCGAGGGGACCCGGCGGCCTCGAGCGGTTCTTCGAGGCCAACCACAACTGGCACCGCTGGTTCAACGTCTCGGGAGGCTCGGTGCGCCGGGCGCGGGCCGTGACCGGAGCGGTCAACCTGGCCTTCCTCTTTCTGCTGCTCACCGGACCGATCCTGTGGATCCCGCGGCCCGTCACCCGGCGGTCGCTCGCCAAAGCGCTCCTTCTCCGTCGCGGGACAAAGGGCGCCAAGCGCGACCTCAACTGGCACCAGGTCGTCGGGATCTGGTCCGTCCTGCCCCTGGCCGTGATCGCGACAACCGGGGTCGCCACGTCGTATCCGGCCGTGGGGGACCGAGTCTATCCCGCGGTGGGCAGCCTCGTGCCCGCCGGGGCGTGGCCGGCCGAGTCGGCGTCCGAAGGCGTGGGAATCGAGAGGACGGAAATCGAGGGGACGGAAGTCGAGGGGACGGCGATTTCGGGGGACGCCCGTCGCGCCCCGGATCCGGACCTCCGCGCCGCGCTCGCCACCGCCGAGGCATGGGCGCCGGAGTGGCGGACCCTGATCCTGCACATGCCGCGCCCCACGGACCCCGAAATCCGCGTCGAAGTGCGGGGAGGGCGCGCGGGCCAGCCTCAGAGGGCCGGCCTGCTCACCCTGGATGCCACCTCCGGCGCCGTGCGCGCGTGGGAGTCCTTCGCCGACGACACGCCGGCGCGGCGCGCCCAGCAGTTCCTGCGCTACGCGCACACGGGTGAGTACTGGGGGCTGCCGGGGCAACTGCTGGCGGGACTCTTCTCGCTGGCGGCCGCGCTCATGGTGTGGACCGGCCTCTCGCTGGCGGTCCGCCGGCTG